The genomic DNA CTACTGCGCCGTCGGTGTCGTCCCAGATTTCCAGTGCCGTGGTCCTGCGATGGGCCTCGGGGTTGGCCGGGTTGTCGAACTGCATGGGCATGAAGGCGTTGGCCGTCTCCTCGACGATTTTTCGGGCGCGGTCGATGGCGCTTTTCATGCCTTCCTCGGCCGGAGTGAGGATCAGTTCCGCGCCTAGCCCCTTGAGCAGCTTGCGGCGTTCCATGGACATGGATTCCGGCATGGTGAGGATAAGGCGCAGCCCCTTGACCGCACAGACGAAGGCCAGCCCTATGCCCGTGTTGCCGCTGGTCGGTTCCACCAGGACCGTATTTTCGTCAATGGTCCCGTCGGACAGGGCCGTTTCAATCATGTTCCGGGCGATGCGGTCCTTGATGGAGCCGCACGGATTGTTGAATTCAAGCTTGGCCACGACCGAGGCCTTGAGGCCCCGGGCGAGTTTGTTTAGACGGACCATCGGCGTGCCGCCGACGAGTTCTGTCATGTTATCGGCGATTTTCATGATTACTCCGAAAAGCTTTTGGTGCAGGCCGGGGCCTTTTTATCCGCCGAAAACGGCGAGAGTTTGCGTAGATTCTTGATGATGGGAGGCAGGATCTCGATTACGAAGTCGATTTCCTCCTCGGTATTGAATCGGCTCAAAGAGAAGCGGATGGACCCGTGGGCGAAAGTGAAGGGCACGCCCATGGCCCGCAGCACGTGGGATGGCTCCAGGCTTCCCGAAGTGCAGGCCGAGCCAGAGCTGGCCGCGATGCCCATCTGGTCGATCATCAGCAGGATGGCCTCGCCCTCGACATAACCGAAGGAGATGTTCGTGGTATTGGGCAGACGATGTTCCGGATCGCCGTTCAGCTTGGTGTCCGGGATTGCCTTGAGCAGGCCGGTCTCCAACTTGTCGCGAAGTCGCTTGACCTCGGTGTTTTCTTCTTTCATGTGCTCCCGCGCCAGTTCGCACGCCTTGCCCAGGGCGATGATGCCCGTGGTGTTCTCCGTGCCCGCGCGGCGGCTGCGTTCCTGGTGTCCGCCGATGAGGTAGGGACGGAAGGGCAGCCTTTTGCGGACGAACAGTGCGCCCACGCCCTTGGGGCCGTGCAGTTTATGCCCGGACAGGGAAAGCATGTCGACCGGGACCTTGCTCAGGTCGATGTCCACCTTGCCCACGGCCTGGACCGCGTCGGTGTGGAAGAACACGTCGTGTTCCTTGGCGATCTTCGCCATTTCCTCGATGGGGTGGATGTTGCCGGTTTCGTTGTTGGCCCACATGATGGACACGATGGCCGTGTCCGGTCGGATGGCCGCCTTGTACTCCTCAAGATCGAGCCTGCCGCGGTCATCGGTGCCGAGGTAGGTGACTTCGTAGCCGTCCCGCTTTTCGAGGAACTTGCACAGGCTCAGGATGGCCGGGTGCTCCACTGCGGTGGTGATGATGTGCCGCCTTTCCGGACGGGCCGCAAGAGCGGAACGGATGGCTGTATTGTCCGACTCGGACCCGCAGGAGGTGAAGATGATTTCCTCCGGCGCGCAGCCTAGCAGATTCGCGACCGAGGCGCGGGCTTCCTTGAGTTTGATCCCGACCTGTCCGCCGAAGCGGTGCATGGACGAAGGGTTGCCGTATAATTCGGTGAAATAGGGTTTCATGGCCTCGAACACGGCCGGGTCGACCTGTGTTGTGGCGTTGTTGTCGAGATAGATGGTTTTCATGGTTATCCCTCCCGTACCGTCAGGGCCGGGTCGACCTTTTCCCTGAGGGCGGTTTCCACCAGATTCTTGAGGGTGGCCTGGCTGGACGGGCAGCCCGAGCACATGCCCAGGAAGCGGACCACGACGGCGTCGCGGTCTATGTCCACCAGCTCGATGTTGCCGCCATCGGCCTGGAGCTTGGGCCTGACATCGTTGTCGATGATCGACTCGATGAGATGCATACGCTGGATGTTGGTCATGCCCTCAGCCGGGAAGGCTGGCTTGGAGGACGGAGTGGGGCAGACGCCCTCGCCGTGCGCTTCGGCCAAGAGCCTTTCAAGGTCCGGGATGCACTTGCCGCAACCGCCGCCGGCCTTGGTGAAGTTGGTCACGTCCTCAACGGTTTTGAGGTCGTTTTCCTTGATGGCGTGAAGGATTTCCTCGTCGAATACGCCGAAACATTCGCAGATGAGTTCGCCTTCGTGCGAATGCTCCATCTTGGACGGGGCTTCTCCGCGCATATTCTTAATGGCCTGTTCAAGGGCTTCCTGGCCCATGACCGAGCAGTGCATCTTTTCGCGGGGCAGTCCGCCCAGGTATTCGGCGATGTCCTTGTTGCTGACCTTCTCCGCCTCTTCGACTGTCTTGCCGATGAGCATCTCGGTCAGGGCCGAGCTGGAGGCGATGGCGCTTGCGCAGCCAAAGGTCTGGAACTTGGCGTCGGAGATTTTCCCTTCGTCGTCCACCTTGATGTACAGGGTCAGGGCGTCGCCGCAAGCAAGCGAGCCGACTTCGCCGACGCCGTCGGCGTCTTCGAGGGTGCCCACGTTGCGGGGATTCAGGAAATGGTCCTTAACTTTATCGGTATATTCCCACATATTCTCTCCAGGATGGCTGAGTATGTCTGAACAGTTGTAACAAGTGTGATACGATCACATTTGTGTACAGTAAGTCCCCGAGTGCCAAGTGTAAAGGTTTGCGGAACAATTAGAGCGACATGATCCCCGGCACGCGGGCGGCCCGTTCGTAGACCGCCATGACCTCGTCGGCCGAGCACATGGTCGAAGTCATTGTCACGCTGGTATATTTACCCGTTCTCGACAGGCGGGTCTCAAGCGATTCCGAGGAAAACAGCTCCTTGAATTTGCCGAGATTCTCCGTCGGAACGATGAATTTGTATACGTATGGGCACGGCCACTGGTGGTGTTCGTCCAGGACCTGCTTGAATTGTTTCGATTTGTCGGACATAAGATTCTCCTGTTTCGTTTTTGGCGAAAAGGTCTATATGGGCTTTGTTTTCGGCATGTCAAACCATAGGGGACCATACCCCAAAGGGCTTGCGATTCCAATAAAGTGGTTTTGCATAGCGCAATTTATAACATCCTTCCTCAACAACCTGGGATATGTTGTTGTTCCCGGACAGGGCGGGGTCGTCCTTTACGGTCGAATATGAAGGGACAGGTGAAATGAGTGATATTGTCGACGTTCTCGTCGTGGACGACGAACGGATCAACCTCAAGTTGGTAGAGGCCATACTTCGCGGTCAAAACCTCAATTTGATAATGGCCGGTTCCGGCGCGGAAGCCCTTGAGAGGCTCCCGGAGCACGATTTCGCAGTGGCCCTGCTGGACGTGATGATGCCCGGCATGGACGGTTTC from Pseudodesulfovibrio thermohalotolerans includes the following:
- the cysK gene encoding cysteine synthase A, giving the protein MKIADNMTELVGGTPMVRLNKLARGLKASVVAKLEFNNPCGSIKDRIARNMIETALSDGTIDENTVLVEPTSGNTGIGLAFVCAVKGLRLILTMPESMSMERRKLLKGLGAELILTPAEEGMKSAIDRARKIVEETANAFMPMQFDNPANPEAHRRTTALEIWDDTDGAVDIFVAGVGTGGTLTGVAEALKERKPGVKAVAVEPDASPVLSGGKPGPHAIQGIGAGFVPNALNTAIIDEVVRIENDEAVETAKRLMREEGILSGISSGANCAAALKLARREENAGKMIVFIVCDTGERYLSTPLFD
- the nifS gene encoding cysteine desulfurase NifS, which gives rise to MKTIYLDNNATTQVDPAVFEAMKPYFTELYGNPSSMHRFGGQVGIKLKEARASVANLLGCAPEEIIFTSCGSESDNTAIRSALAARPERRHIITTAVEHPAILSLCKFLEKRDGYEVTYLGTDDRGRLDLEEYKAAIRPDTAIVSIMWANNETGNIHPIEEMAKIAKEHDVFFHTDAVQAVGKVDIDLSKVPVDMLSLSGHKLHGPKGVGALFVRKRLPFRPYLIGGHQERSRRAGTENTTGIIALGKACELAREHMKEENTEVKRLRDKLETGLLKAIPDTKLNGDPEHRLPNTTNISFGYVEGEAILLMIDQMGIAASSGSACTSGSLEPSHVLRAMGVPFTFAHGSIRFSLSRFNTEEEIDFVIEILPPIIKNLRKLSPFSADKKAPACTKSFSE
- the nifU gene encoding Fe-S cluster assembly protein NifU; translated protein: MWEYTDKVKDHFLNPRNVGTLEDADGVGEVGSLACGDALTLYIKVDDEGKISDAKFQTFGCASAIASSSALTEMLIGKTVEEAEKVSNKDIAEYLGGLPREKMHCSVMGQEALEQAIKNMRGEAPSKMEHSHEGELICECFGVFDEEILHAIKENDLKTVEDVTNFTKAGGGCGKCIPDLERLLAEAHGEGVCPTPSSKPAFPAEGMTNIQRMHLIESIIDNDVRPKLQADGGNIELVDIDRDAVVVRFLGMCSGCPSSQATLKNLVETALREKVDPALTVREG
- a CDS encoding DUF493 family protein, encoding MSDKSKQFKQVLDEHHQWPCPYVYKFIVPTENLGKFKELFSSESLETRLSRTGKYTSVTMTSTMCSADEVMAVYERAARVPGIMSL